In the Ctenopharyngodon idella isolate HZGC_01 chromosome 4, HZGC01, whole genome shotgun sequence genome, one interval contains:
- the LOC127510653 gene encoding gastrula zinc finger protein XlCGF57.1-like: protein MAFIKEESEDVKIEETFRVKQEDTETQTDLMVLKEESQELNEIEEKDHCDEHHDFMTGEKSTQTEKTTLIKREAKTNVCNQCGKSFTQKPHLTVHMRTHTGEKPFTCQHCGQSFAQKENFNSHLRIHTGEKPFTCPQCGQGFAQKQNLTVHMRTHSGEKPYTCQHCGQSFARKENFNSHMRIHTGVKPYTCQQCGHSFTQKQHLTVHMRTHTGEKPFTCQQCGQSFAHKGNFDYHMRTHTGERPFTCKLCEKSYSQKEYLKSHMRVHTGEKPFICAQCGKSFSRKVYLNQHMKTHLRVNRFTCHECGRNFTEHSRLEKHVITHTREKPYVCHHCGKTFITKSVLEVHMRVHTGEKPFTCLQCGKSFIHKGNLNIHMRLHTGEKPYMCLQCEKSFKYHGDLKCHLKTHS from the coding sequence aCCTGATGgtactgaaagaagaaagtcaagaATTGAATGAAATAGAAGAGAAAGATCATTGTGATGAACATCATGATTTCATGACTGGAGAAAAATCCACACAGACTGAAAAGACTACATTAATAAAGAGAGAAGCTAAGACAAATGTATGcaatcagtgtggaaagagttttactcAAAAACCACACCTTACTGTACACATGAgaactcacactggagagaagcctttcacctgccaacattGTGGACAGAGTTTTGCACAGAAAGAAAACTTTAATTCCCACTTAAgaattcacaccggagagaagcctttcacctgccctcagtgtggacaGGGttttgctcaaaaacaaaaccttaCCGTACACATGAGAACTCACAGCGGAGAGAAGCCTTATACCTGCCAACACTGTGGACAGAGTTTTGCACGTAAAGAAAACTTTAATtcccacatgagaattcacactggagtgaaaccttacacctgccaacagtgtggacaCAGTTTTACTCAAAAACAACACCTTACTGTACACATGAGAACTCACACCGgggagaagcctttcacctgccaacagtgtggacagAGTTTTGCACATAAAGGAAACTTTGATTACCACATGAgaactcacactggagagagaccTTTCACCTGTAAACTGTGTGAGAAGAGCTACTCACAAAAAGAATATCTTAAGtctcacatgagagttcacactggagagaagccattcatATGtgctcagtgtggaaagagtttcagtcgtAAAGTATACCTTAATCAGCACATGAAGACTCACTTGAGAGTAAACCGTTTTACATGCCATGAGTGTGGAAGGAATTTCACAGAACACAGTCGCCTTGAGAAACATGTAATAACTCACACTAGAGAGAAGCCTTACGTGTGCCATCATTGTGGAAAGACTTTTATAACCAAATCAGTCCTTGAggttcacatgagagttcacactggagagaagcctttcacctgccttcagtgtggaaagagtttcatacATAAAGGAAACCTTAACATTCACATGAGgcttcacactggagagaagccttacatgtgtcttcagtgtgagaagagtttcAAATATCACGGAGACCTGAAATGTCATTTGAAAACTCATTCCTGA